The following are encoded in a window of Bacillota bacterium genomic DNA:
- a CDS encoding AI-2E family transporter yields the protein MAETDAHENPIRCRREKAVRILPWFLHILVVLGAALFLFRVRAILTPFLLALGLSYLMNPLVTYLEKRGAPRSAGTLVVYVGFTLLIALLGVYLFPRLFSQLEMLAEVLPGQAQEIQSRLAALYARLNRFNIPEPLKGALDDGIRRAETALADLVRRTVGAVPELLPKMTMLVLVPVLAFYFTMDFPEIKMWLLSWIPSRWRSEVVGLLIEMDQALGSFIRGQLLVSAVVGVLIFAGLSIIGVDFALVIGLVAGLFNVVPYFGPIIGAVPAVILASLKSPVLALYVILLFVLVNQFESAVVGPNILGEQVGLHPVAVIFAILAGGHLFGLIGVLLAVPVAAMIKVILRYLHAKLVP from the coding sequence ATGGCTGAGACCGACGCTCACGAAAACCCCATCCGTTGTCGGCGCGAGAAAGCGGTGCGGATCTTGCCTTGGTTTCTGCACATTCTCGTTGTCCTGGGGGCCGCGCTATTTCTCTTCCGGGTGAGGGCCATACTTACCCCGTTTCTGCTTGCCCTCGGCCTCTCGTACTTGATGAACCCGCTAGTCACGTACCTCGAAAAGCGAGGAGCTCCCAGGAGCGCTGGCACGCTCGTTGTGTACGTTGGGTTCACGCTCCTGATTGCGCTCCTGGGAGTGTACTTGTTTCCCAGGCTGTTCTCGCAGCTCGAGATGCTTGCTGAGGTCCTTCCGGGGCAGGCCCAGGAGATCCAGAGCCGGCTCGCGGCGCTTTACGCGAGGCTCAACAGGTTCAACATACCGGAGCCTCTGAAAGGCGCCCTGGACGACGGGATCCGCAGAGCGGAAACGGCGCTTGCTGACCTCGTGCGCCGAACTGTGGGGGCCGTTCCGGAACTCCTTCCCAAGATGACCATGCTCGTTCTCGTGCCCGTGCTGGCATTCTACTTTACCATGGATTTCCCGGAGATCAAGATGTGGCTCCTGTCGTGGATACCTTCGCGCTGGCGCAGCGAGGTGGTGGGCCTGCTTATCGAGATGGACCAGGCATTGGGCTCGTTCATCAGGGGACAACTCCTTGTGTCGGCCGTCGTCGGCGTGCTGATCTTCGCGGGCCTGTCCATCATCGGCGTTGACTTCGCCCTCGTCATCGGGCTTGTGGCTGGGCTCTTCAATGTCGTGCCGTACTTCGGTCCGATCATAGGCGCAGTCCCTGCCGTGATTCTCGCTTCACTGAAATCGCCGGTGCTCGCGTTGTATGTTATCTTGCTATTCGTGCTCGTAAACCAGTTTGAGAGCGCAGTCGTGGGGCCGAACATCCTCGGCGAACAAGTCGGCCTGCACCCGGTTGCGGTGATCTTTGCGATCCTTGCGGGGGGCCACCTTTTCGGGCTCATCGGGGTCCTGCTTGCCGTGCCAGTGGCGGCCATGATCAAAGTGATCCTCAGATACCTGCACGCGAAGCTTGTGCCTTGA
- the mnmA gene encoding tRNA 2-thiouridine(34) synthase MnmA: MCAEGFEAAPACAPRRVLVAMSGGVDSSVAAALLKERGFEVIGATMQVWPRAFSTREREGGCCSIAAVEDARRVASTLGIPYYVLNFEERFEEEVISYFAREYVSGRTPNPCVRCNQRIKFGHLLHKAKEIGASFIATGHYARICRDRETGRHLLLTGKDARKDQTYVLYSMTQDELAHTLFPVGAFRKDEVRRIAASLGLPVAEKRESQEICFIPDDDYRRFLREYMPEARDPGPILDVEGKVLGEHEGIAFYTIGQRRGLGIASAEPLYVVDIDPARNAVIVGRQRDLMAEGLIASELNWIPFDRLEQPIEVEAKIRYRTPAVLATVTPLAARPGEDRTRGGDSIGSGPGEVEVRFSTPQRAVTPGQSVVFYDGEVVVGGGIISKSLRNRH, translated from the coding sequence ATGTGTGCTGAGGGTTTCGAGGCCGCACCCGCATGCGCGCCCCGGCGCGTTCTCGTGGCGATGAGCGGCGGGGTGGATAGCTCGGTCGCCGCGGCCTTGCTCAAGGAAAGAGGCTTCGAGGTCATAGGCGCCACCATGCAGGTCTGGCCGCGGGCGTTCTCCACCCGCGAGCGCGAAGGTGGGTGTTGTTCGATCGCAGCGGTGGAGGATGCGCGTCGCGTCGCGTCGACTCTCGGCATCCCGTACTACGTGCTCAACTTCGAGGAGAGGTTCGAAGAGGAGGTCATATCCTACTTCGCGCGCGAGTACGTGTCGGGCCGCACGCCCAATCCGTGCGTGAGGTGCAACCAGCGGATCAAGTTCGGACACCTCTTGCACAAGGCCAAGGAGATAGGGGCGTCGTTCATTGCCACCGGCCACTACGCGCGGATCTGCCGCGACCGAGAGACCGGGCGGCACCTTCTTCTCACCGGAAAGGACGCTCGAAAAGACCAAACGTACGTCCTTTACTCGATGACCCAGGACGAGCTTGCCCACACGCTCTTTCCCGTAGGCGCGTTCAGGAAGGACGAGGTCCGTCGGATAGCGGCGTCGCTCGGGCTTCCCGTTGCTGAAAAGCGCGAGAGCCAGGAGATATGCTTCATACCAGATGACGATTATAGGAGATTCCTGCGCGAGTATATGCCCGAGGCTCGAGACCCCGGGCCCATCCTCGACGTCGAGGGGAAGGTCCTCGGGGAGCATGAGGGGATCGCGTTTTACACGATAGGCCAGAGAAGAGGACTCGGGATCGCGTCGGCAGAGCCGCTCTATGTCGTTGACATCGACCCGGCCAGGAACGCCGTGATAGTCGGCCGCCAGCGCGACCTGATGGCGGAGGGGCTTATCGCTTCCGAGCTCAACTGGATACCATTCGACCGGCTCGAGCAACCGATCGAGGTCGAGGCCAAGATAAGGTACCGCACGCCGGCAGTGCTCGCAACGGTCACGCCGCTGGCCGCGCGCCCCGGTGAAGATCGCACCCGCGGGGGCGATTCGATAGGCTCTGGGCCCGGGGAGGTCGAGGTGAGGTTCTCGACCCCGCAGAGGGCCGTGACGCCCGGGCAGTCGGTCGTGTTCTACGACGGAGAGGTAGTGGTCGGCGGCGGCATCATCTCGAAAAGCCTGCGCAACCGACACTAA
- the nifU gene encoding Fe-S cluster assembly scaffold protein NifU, which produces MYSQKVMDHFTNPRNVGEVENPDGVGMVGNPICGDVMKLSIKVEGNRIVDAKFKTFGCGAAIATSSMVTELVKGKTLEEAMEISNKAVAEALDGLPANKMHCSNLAADALHKAIEDYLARKRVPGPGGPQASSGGDEMAVGEA; this is translated from the coding sequence TTGTACTCCCAGAAGGTAATGGATCATTTCACTAACCCGAGGAACGTTGGGGAAGTAGAGAACCCCGACGGCGTCGGGATGGTGGGGAACCCCATTTGCGGGGACGTCATGAAGCTATCGATAAAGGTTGAGGGCAACAGAATAGTTGACGCGAAGTTCAAGACGTTCGGCTGCGGTGCGGCCATCGCCACGAGCAGCATGGTGACGGAGCTCGTCAAGGGCAAGACGCTCGAGGAGGCCATGGAGATATCCAACAAGGCTGTGGCGGAGGCCCTCGACGGCCTTCCCGCCAACAAGATGCACTGCTCGAACCTGGCGGCGGACGCGCTTCACAAGGCTATCGAGGACTATCTCGCAAGAAAGCGCGTGCCGGGCCCGGGCGGCCCACAGGCTTCCAGTGGCGGGGATGAGATGGCAGTAGGCGAGGCTTGA
- the nifS gene encoding cysteine desulfurase NifS: MRTVYLDNAATTRPRREVVEAMLPYLGDKYGNPSSIYGIGREARAALDEARDTVARILGAEAGEIVFTGSGTEADNAAIKGVAFANRDRGDHIITSAIEHHAVLDSAKRLEKRGFRVTYVPVDSYGMVDPADVEAAITDKTILISIMHANNEVGTIEPIEEIARIAKEHGVYFHTDAVQTAGHIPIDVNRLGVDLLSLSAHKFYGPKGVGALYVRRGVRMERYLDGGGQERNRRAGTENVAGIVGLAKALELAVSEMNDEAGRVSQLRDRLIRGVMDRITHVRLNGHPTRRLPGNASFCFEFIEGESLLLNLDMLGVCGSSGSACTSGSLEPSHVLLAMGIPHEVAHGSLRLTLGRYNTEEDVDYVLEHLPGIVAKLRAMSPFGAEAGLGEASCAKCEGTPEPLMKRR, from the coding sequence ATGAGGACAGTGTATCTGGACAATGCGGCCACGACGAGGCCTCGCCGGGAAGTGGTCGAGGCCATGCTGCCATACCTCGGAGACAAGTATGGCAACCCGTCGAGCATATACGGCATAGGCCGGGAGGCGAGGGCAGCCCTGGACGAGGCGCGCGATACGGTCGCAAGGATCCTTGGAGCGGAGGCCGGGGAGATCGTCTTCACTGGCAGCGGCACCGAGGCTGACAATGCCGCGATAAAGGGGGTCGCGTTCGCGAACCGCGACAGGGGCGACCACATCATAACCTCGGCCATAGAACACCATGCCGTCCTCGATAGCGCGAAGCGCCTGGAGAAGCGCGGGTTCCGGGTGACGTACGTTCCCGTGGATTCGTACGGAATGGTCGACCCGGCCGACGTGGAGGCGGCCATCACAGACAAGACGATCCTCATTTCCATAATGCACGCCAACAACGAGGTGGGCACGATCGAGCCCATCGAGGAGATCGCCAGGATCGCGAAGGAGCACGGCGTCTACTTCCATACGGACGCGGTGCAAACCGCCGGGCACATACCCATCGACGTGAATCGTCTTGGCGTGGACCTTCTGTCGCTCTCGGCGCACAAGTTCTACGGGCCAAAGGGAGTTGGCGCGCTCTACGTGCGCAGGGGGGTGCGCATGGAGAGATATCTCGACGGCGGCGGGCAGGAGCGGAACAGAAGGGCTGGCACCGAGAACGTGGCCGGCATCGTCGGCCTAGCGAAGGCCCTTGAGCTCGCGGTGTCCGAGATGAACGACGAAGCGGGCCGCGTCTCCCAGTTGCGCGACCGCCTCATCAGGGGCGTCATGGACCGGATCACTCACGTCAGGCTGAACGGCCACCCGACGCGTCGCCTGCCGGGCAACGCGAGTTTCTGCTTTGAGTTCATAGAAGGCGAGTCGCTCCTTCTGAACCTCGACATGCTGGGCGTGTGCGGATCAAGTGGGTCTGCGTGTACTTCAGGGTCGCTCGAGCCATCCCACGTGCTGCTCGCGATGGGTATCCCGCATGAGGTGGCGCATGGTTCGCTCAGGCTGACCCTTGGGCGTTACAACACCGAAGAAGACGTTGACTACGTGCTCGAACATCTGCCGGGCATAGTCGCGAAGCTCAGGGCTATGTCGCCCTTCGGGGCAGAGGCGGGCCTGGGCGAGGCTTCCTGCGCCAAGTGCGAGGGAACGCCGGAGCCCCTCATGAAACGGAGGTAG
- a CDS encoding Rrf2 family transcriptional regulator — translation MRLSTRGRYGVRAMYDLALHYGEGPVPLKGIAERQMVSENYLEQLMASLRRAGLVISSRGAQGGYELARRPADITIGDIVRVLEGPIDPAECVGEGDPVEACERADECTMRLVWKKLKDCINRVLDSISLKDLCDETASLTSDSCGSCGAAAACARGARGPTEAVTAGAAGRRSRRSARGQARVTDVATL, via the coding sequence GTGAGGCTGTCCACTCGAGGGAGGTACGGAGTGCGGGCCATGTACGATCTGGCCCTTCACTACGGTGAAGGTCCGGTTCCGCTCAAGGGCATCGCCGAGCGGCAGATGGTGTCCGAGAACTACCTCGAACAACTCATGGCGAGCCTGCGTCGCGCCGGGCTTGTGATAAGCTCGAGAGGGGCACAAGGCGGCTACGAGCTTGCGAGGCGCCCGGCGGACATCACCATCGGCGATATAGTCAGGGTGCTCGAGGGGCCCATCGACCCCGCGGAATGCGTCGGGGAGGGTGATCCTGTCGAAGCGTGCGAACGGGCAGACGAGTGCACGATGCGCTTGGTGTGGAAGAAGCTCAAAGACTGCATCAACCGGGTGCTCGACTCCATCAGCCTCAAGGATCTGTGCGACGAGACAGCGTCTTTGACCAGCGACTCGTGCGGCTCTTGCGGTGCCGCAGCGGCGTGCGCCCGGGGCGCCCGGGGACCCACTGAAGCGGTGACGGCCGGTGCGGCGGGCAGGAGGTCCAGGCGTTCTGCGAGAGGGCAAGCACGAGTCACCGATGTGGCAACACTATAG
- a CDS encoding AAA family ATPase → MFSRQAEETLRREAPLAARMRPRTLDEFVGQEHMVGPGKLLRRAIEADRLTSMILYGPPGTGKTTLAMVIAGMTRSHFEQVNAVTAGVADLRRVIAEAEERLGLHGQRTILFIDEVHRFNRSQQDALLPAVENGTVIFIGATTENPFFEVNAPLVSRSRIFRLEPLSDEEIAAILRRALEDRERGLGGFSVEVDSEAFDHIVRMANGDARSALNAIELAVLTTPPDSRGVRHITLEVAEDSIQRRALLYDHDGDAHYDTISAFIKSMRGSDPDATVYWLARMAAAGEDPEFIARRIVIQAAEDVGCADPHALLVACAAAWAVKFVGWPEAKLPLAQAAIYVATAPKSNSACVAIGRAMEDVEKERQGSVPTHLRDASYRGAARLGHGAGYKYPHDFPGHFVQQQYLPDELVGRVYYEPSANGYEKHISERLAKWREARERPRPDR, encoded by the coding sequence ATGTTCAGTCGCCAAGCGGAGGAAACATTGAGACGCGAGGCGCCTCTTGCCGCGCGCATGCGACCGAGAACCCTGGACGAGTTCGTCGGGCAGGAACACATGGTGGGGCCGGGCAAGCTGCTGCGCCGGGCCATCGAGGCCGACCGCCTCACGTCGATGATCCTTTACGGGCCACCGGGGACCGGCAAGACGACGCTCGCGATGGTCATCGCGGGAATGACGAGGTCCCATTTTGAACAGGTCAACGCAGTTACGGCAGGGGTGGCCGACTTGAGGCGGGTGATCGCTGAGGCAGAGGAAAGGCTCGGTCTACACGGGCAGAGGACCATACTCTTCATCGATGAGGTCCACAGGTTCAACCGATCGCAGCAGGACGCGCTGCTGCCGGCCGTGGAAAACGGCACGGTCATCTTCATCGGGGCCACTACCGAGAACCCGTTTTTCGAGGTGAACGCGCCTCTCGTGTCCCGGTCCCGCATCTTCCGTCTGGAGCCACTTAGTGATGAAGAGATCGCCGCCATTCTTCGCCGAGCTCTTGAGGACCGCGAGCGCGGGCTCGGGGGATTCTCGGTGGAGGTGGATAGCGAGGCTTTCGATCACATTGTGAGGATGGCGAACGGGGACGCAAGGTCCGCGCTGAACGCCATCGAGCTTGCCGTGCTCACCACGCCGCCCGACTCCCGGGGGGTCCGACACATCACCCTGGAGGTGGCGGAGGATTCCATCCAGCGCCGCGCCCTTCTTTACGATCACGACGGAGACGCGCATTACGACACGATATCGGCGTTCATCAAGAGTATGAGGGGATCGGATCCTGATGCCACAGTCTACTGGCTTGCCAGAATGGCCGCGGCGGGCGAGGACCCCGAATTCATAGCGAGACGGATCGTGATCCAGGCGGCTGAGGACGTGGGATGCGCGGACCCCCACGCGCTTCTCGTGGCGTGCGCGGCGGCCTGGGCCGTGAAGTTCGTCGGCTGGCCCGAGGCGAAACTGCCGCTGGCCCAGGCGGCCATATATGTTGCCACGGCGCCGAAGAGCAACTCGGCATGCGTTGCCATCGGACGGGCCATGGAGGACGTAGAGAAGGAGCGCCAAGGCAGCGTGCCGACGCACCTCCGTGACGCCTCCTACAGGGGCGCGGCCAGGCTCGGCCATGGGGCCGGGTACAAGTATCCTCACGACTTCCCAGGCCACTTTGTGCAGCAACAATACCTGCCCGATGAACTCGTCGGAAGGGTGTACTACGAGCCGTCGGCGAACGGCTACGAGAAACATATCTCCGAGCGTCTCGCGAAATGGAGGGAGGCGCGCGAACGTCCCCGCCCCGATCGCTAG
- the aspS gene encoding aspartate--tRNA ligase, whose protein sequence is MQKRTHMTGDLSEAIVGSKVTLAGWVAKRRDLGGLVFIDLRDRSGIVQVVFNPKIAPEAHSVAEKLGSEDVVQVRGVVERRPSGTENPSIPTGTIDVVAEGIEVLSKSKTPPFYITEGLEADELLRLRYRYLDLRRPDMQRNLIFRHKLTMAVRRFLDSQGFVEIETPMFIKSTPEGARDYVVPSRLNPGKFYALPQSPQLFKQLLMVAGFDRYFQIARCFRDEDLRADRQPEFTQIDIEMSFVERDDVLGLTEAMMAACIEETLGVHVSTPFPRLSYAEAMERYGSDKPDTRFGMELHDISKVVEGSGFRVFREAVATGGKVAAIVAPGCGGFSRREVSELEEIAKGFGAQGLVSISVSRGPGDGLDFRSAVRKFLSEGELCQIVEATRACEGDLILISAGPGPTVQNALGRLRLHLGTKLGLIPENTMAFVWVVDFPLLEFSEEEGRIVAVHHPFTAPLDDDIDLLETNPLAVRANMYDLVMNGVELGSGSIRLHRRDLQERVFRALGLGPADAQEKFGFLLEAFEYGAPPHGGIALGFDRVVMLLAGRKTIRDVIAFPKTQRAVCPMTGAPGPISREQLDELHIEVVNGQRMDVAGNGEES, encoded by the coding sequence ATGCAGAAAAGGACGCACATGACAGGGGACCTTTCGGAGGCTATCGTCGGATCGAAAGTCACGTTGGCGGGCTGGGTCGCAAAACGCAGGGACCTTGGGGGGCTTGTGTTCATCGATCTCAGGGACCGCTCCGGGATCGTACAGGTGGTGTTCAATCCCAAGATCGCACCTGAGGCCCACAGCGTCGCGGAGAAACTGGGGAGCGAAGATGTGGTCCAGGTTCGCGGCGTGGTCGAGAGACGCCCATCGGGTACCGAGAACCCGTCCATTCCCACGGGCACCATCGATGTCGTGGCCGAGGGAATCGAGGTTCTCTCCAAGTCAAAGACCCCGCCTTTCTACATCACGGAAGGGCTCGAGGCGGACGAGCTCCTGAGACTGCGTTACAGGTATCTCGACCTTCGCAGGCCGGACATGCAGCGTAATCTCATTTTCCGGCACAAGCTCACCATGGCTGTGCGGAGATTCCTGGATTCGCAAGGGTTCGTCGAGATCGAGACTCCCATGTTCATCAAGAGCACGCCCGAGGGAGCCCGCGACTACGTCGTGCCGAGTCGCCTCAACCCGGGCAAGTTCTATGCTCTCCCGCAGTCGCCGCAGCTTTTCAAACAGCTCCTGATGGTCGCCGGCTTCGACCGGTATTTTCAAATCGCCCGGTGTTTTCGGGACGAGGACCTTCGAGCCGACCGCCAGCCCGAGTTTACGCAGATAGACATAGAGATGTCTTTCGTGGAACGCGACGACGTGCTCGGTCTCACCGAGGCAATGATGGCGGCATGCATTGAGGAGACATTGGGGGTGCACGTGAGCACGCCTTTCCCGCGGCTATCGTACGCTGAAGCGATGGAGAGATATGGGTCGGACAAGCCGGACACGAGGTTCGGGATGGAGCTGCACGACATCAGCAAGGTGGTTGAGGGTTCCGGCTTCAGGGTCTTCCGGGAGGCAGTGGCGACAGGTGGCAAGGTAGCTGCCATAGTGGCGCCCGGATGCGGCGGGTTTTCGCGCCGAGAGGTCTCGGAGCTCGAGGAGATAGCGAAGGGTTTCGGGGCGCAGGGGCTAGTGTCGATCAGCGTGTCACGAGGGCCCGGAGACGGGCTCGACTTTCGGTCCGCAGTCCGTAAGTTCCTTTCCGAAGGTGAGCTTTGCCAGATCGTCGAGGCCACGCGCGCTTGCGAGGGAGACCTCATCTTGATCTCGGCCGGTCCGGGTCCCACGGTGCAGAACGCTCTGGGCAGGCTGCGCCTGCACCTGGGAACGAAGCTTGGGCTCATTCCCGAGAACACGATGGCGTTTGTGTGGGTCGTGGATTTCCCGCTCCTGGAGTTCAGCGAGGAGGAGGGCAGGATCGTCGCGGTGCACCACCCGTTCACGGCTCCTCTCGACGACGACATCGACCTCCTGGAGACGAACCCTCTCGCCGTTCGCGCCAACATGTATGACCTCGTCATGAACGGCGTCGAGCTCGGGAGCGGCAGCATCAGGCTGCATCGGCGCGATCTTCAGGAAAGGGTCTTCCGGGCGCTGGGGCTCGGGCCCGCGGATGCCCAGGAGAAGTTCGGGTTCCTCCTGGAGGCCTTCGAGTACGGGGCCCCGCCACACGGCGGCATCGCGCTGGGATTCGACAGAGTGGTGATGCTGCTCGCAGGGCGCAAGACCATCCGCGACGTGATCGCGTTTCCGAAGACGCAGCGGGCCGTGTGCCCGATGACAGGAGCGCCGGGACCCATCTCCAGGGAACAGCTCGACGAGCTGCACATAGAAGTGGTCAATGGGCAAAGAATGGATGTCGCGGGCAACGGCGAGGAATCTTGA
- a CDS encoding histidine--tRNA ligase codes for MAELKAPRGTADVLPGDSDLWLQVEDVVRQVCRNAGYGEIRTPIFEHTELFERGVGAVTDIVEKEMYTFLDKAGRSITLRPEGTAPCMRAYLEHNLNVLPQPVKMYYIGPMFRYERPQSGRFRQHTQFGVEAIGSADPALDAEVVSVLVDVYKRLGLSGFVVHLNSIGCPRCRPRYKEALVNALAGHEEGLCTDCRRRLERNPLRVLDCKNEGCREISEGVPTIIEFLCDECRRHFESVTAYLRALGLAYEIDHRIVRGLDYYTKTVFEVVHSELGAKDVLGGGGRYDGLAEDLGGEHTPGVGFAAGIERAVMVLKAARGESSRETSGTGIRVFVVTMGDAARAEGFKLVNALRGLGVASDLDYMGRSLRAQMKHADRCGARKVVILGEEELKAGVATVKDMATGEQTQTALEGLAEALSRECRGLTV; via the coding sequence ATGGCCGAGTTGAAAGCGCCAAGGGGCACCGCTGACGTCCTTCCCGGCGACTCAGACTTGTGGCTCCAGGTCGAGGACGTCGTGCGCCAAGTGTGCCGCAACGCGGGATACGGCGAGATCCGAACGCCCATCTTCGAGCATACGGAGCTGTTCGAGCGCGGGGTCGGGGCGGTCACGGACATCGTTGAAAAGGAGATGTACACGTTCCTGGACAAGGCCGGGCGCAGCATAACGCTTCGCCCAGAGGGCACGGCCCCGTGCATGCGGGCCTATCTTGAACACAACCTGAATGTGCTCCCTCAGCCGGTGAAGATGTACTACATCGGTCCCATGTTCCGGTACGAGCGGCCGCAGTCAGGGAGGTTCAGACAGCATACGCAGTTCGGCGTGGAGGCGATAGGGTCCGCCGACCCGGCCCTCGACGCCGAGGTCGTTTCGGTGCTCGTGGATGTGTACAAGCGCCTTGGGCTCTCGGGGTTTGTAGTGCACCTGAACTCCATTGGATGTCCCCGCTGCCGCCCGCGCTACAAAGAGGCATTGGTGAACGCGCTCGCTGGGCACGAGGAGGGACTCTGCACGGATTGCCGTCGACGGCTCGAGCGGAACCCGCTGCGGGTCCTGGACTGCAAGAACGAGGGATGCAGGGAGATCTCAGAAGGAGTCCCGACGATAATCGAGTTCCTCTGCGACGAGTGCAGGCGTCACTTTGAAAGCGTGACCGCGTACCTCAGGGCCCTTGGGCTCGCGTACGAGATCGATCATCGCATCGTACGGGGGCTTGACTATTACACCAAGACAGTCTTCGAGGTGGTTCACTCCGAATTGGGGGCCAAGGACGTGCTTGGTGGCGGCGGGAGGTACGACGGCCTGGCCGAGGACCTCGGGGGCGAGCACACGCCGGGGGTCGGGTTTGCGGCAGGCATTGAGAGGGCCGTCATGGTGCTCAAGGCAGCGAGAGGAGAGTCTTCGAGGGAGACCTCGGGGACCGGAATCCGGGTCTTCGTCGTAACCATGGGCGATGCTGCCAGGGCAGAGGGGTTCAAGCTCGTGAACGCCCTCCGCGGGCTCGGCGTGGCTTCGGACCTCGACTACATGGGGCGCAGCCTAAGGGCCCAGATGAAGCACGCGGACAGGTGTGGGGCACGGAAGGTCGTGATCCTCGGTGAGGAGGAGCTCAAAGCGGGCGTGGCGACGGTGAAGGACATGGCCACGGGAGAGCAGACCCAAACGGCGCTTGAAGGCTTGGCGGAGGCTCTCTCTCGCGAATGCCGGGGCTTGACCGTCTGA
- a CDS encoding tetratricopeptide repeat protein yields MLLFLGFRGKKSSKLAKAVIIVISVTFVGGLAYTGTVFMRRPSADELGIVASVNGTKITWDVVDRGFKDALLAEYENTGRVLPETRGPIRASVLDQIINSVLISQAVKKEKIQVPSKQVEDEFKRQMDAFPNEEAFRTALKENNLTESELKKQIRDSLAAQTLFTLVQSKVSVSEDEVKQAYTKETGKPAEGKDFEDKRADIESRLETAAQQEALVKWLDGLRKDAKIEIYDPEIRAVKKLQEKAYDDAIAEYGEAIKKEPDNAYLYVGLSQAYLGKKDLAGATQALEKARDLYPEEPYIRLLLGTVYRDAGARDKARQEFKTASENGGLDILLHVRLQSLFKSMGLSEDAKAEEARIAEIRDLQERKNKAAGTPATSGTTSGSSAGSSAPAKTGGASGGGQAGTR; encoded by the coding sequence ATGCTCTTGTTCCTGGGCTTTCGAGGAAAGAAGAGCTCGAAGCTGGCGAAGGCCGTCATTATAGTGATATCCGTAACATTTGTCGGGGGCCTCGCTTACACCGGAACCGTCTTCATGCGACGGCCGTCAGCGGACGAGCTCGGGATCGTTGCGAGCGTCAACGGCACAAAGATCACGTGGGACGTGGTGGACCGCGGGTTCAAAGACGCCCTTTTGGCAGAGTACGAGAACACCGGCAGAGTGCTTCCGGAAACGAGGGGACCGATCAGGGCGTCGGTGCTCGACCAGATCATAAACAGCGTTCTCATCAGCCAGGCGGTGAAGAAGGAGAAGATCCAGGTCCCGTCCAAGCAAGTCGAGGATGAGTTCAAGAGACAGATGGACGCCTTCCCCAATGAAGAGGCGTTCCGCACCGCGCTGAAGGAGAACAACTTGACGGAGAGCGAGCTCAAGAAGCAAATCCGCGACAGCCTAGCCGCTCAGACGCTCTTCACGCTCGTCCAGTCGAAGGTTTCCGTGTCAGAGGACGAGGTCAAGCAGGCTTACACGAAGGAGACGGGCAAGCCTGCGGAGGGGAAGGACTTCGAGGACAAGCGCGCTGACATCGAGAGCCGGCTCGAGACCGCTGCTCAGCAGGAGGCTCTCGTCAAGTGGCTTGACGGCCTTAGGAAGGACGCTAAGATAGAGATATACGACCCGGAGATCCGTGCTGTAAAGAAGCTCCAAGAGAAGGCCTACGATGATGCGATCGCTGAGTACGGAGAGGCGATAAAGAAGGAGCCTGACAACGCTTACTTGTACGTGGGGCTCTCCCAGGCGTACCTAGGCAAGAAAGACCTAGCCGGTGCCACCCAGGCCCTTGAGAAGGCGAGGGACCTGTACCCGGAGGAGCCTTACATCCGGCTTCTCCTCGGAACAGTGTACCGTGACGCGGGCGCTCGCGACAAGGCGCGGCAGGAGTTCAAGACGGCTTCCGAAAACGGGGGGCTTGACATCCTGCTTCACGTCCGCCTGCAATCGCTCTTTAAGAGCATGGGCCTTAGTGAGGATGCCAAGGCGGAGGAAGCGAGGATCGCCGAGATCCGCGATCTGCAGGAGCGCAAGAACAAGGCCGCGGGCACGCCTGCGACGTCCGGGACCACTTCGGGGAGCAGCGCAGGAAGCAGCGCGCCGGCTAAAACCGGCGGCGCCAGCGGAGGAGGCCAAGCCGGGACCAGATGA
- a CDS encoding MBL fold metallo-hydrolase has product MMVRTLRVGALSTNCYVVACEKTRKAVVIDPGDEPAKILAALRENELECEIIVNTHGHVDHIAGNGGVKAATGAPIAIHEADAQALVEPSLNLSALVVSVPGSGGEGIKGPGADRLLREGDEVVAGSVKLRVVHTPGHTPGSISLVGDGVVFCGDTLFAGGGVGRTDFPGGSYDTLVRSIETKLFRLPDDTVVYPGHGSSTTIGRERW; this is encoded by the coding sequence GTGATGGTGAGGACCCTGCGCGTAGGCGCGCTCAGTACCAATTGCTATGTCGTGGCGTGCGAGAAGACTCGCAAAGCTGTGGTTATCGACCCCGGGGACGAGCCTGCCAAGATCCTGGCGGCGCTGCGGGAAAACGAACTCGAGTGCGAAATTATCGTGAACACCCACGGCCACGTGGATCACATCGCGGGAAACGGAGGCGTCAAGGCGGCTACGGGCGCGCCCATCGCTATTCACGAGGCGGATGCGCAGGCGCTCGTCGAGCCGAGCTTGAACCTCTCTGCACTGGTTGTGTCGGTCCCGGGGTCAGGAGGGGAAGGCATCAAAGGCCCCGGTGCTGACAGGCTGCTCCGGGAAGGGGACGAGGTGGTCGCGGGGTCGGTGAAGCTGCGCGTGGTTCACACGCCGGGGCATACTCCAGGAAGCATCTCGCTCGTAGGCGACGGCGTGGTGTTTTGCGGCGACACGCTGTTCGCTGGAGGAGGCGTGGGGAGGACCGATTTCCCTGGGGGCTCGTATGACACCCTAGTGCGGTCGATCGAGACGAAGCTGTTCCGGCTTCCTGACGACACCGTTGTGTACCCCGGCCACGGTTCTTCCACGACGATCGGTCGAGAGAGGTGGTGA